A window from Citrus sinensis cultivar Valencia sweet orange chromosome 5, DVS_A1.0, whole genome shotgun sequence encodes these proteins:
- the LOC102577969 gene encoding ZDS (The RefSeq protein has 1 substitution compared to this genomic sequence) — protein MGSSVLFPATSVTGVSWSRVQEKCRRFCVRASLDANVSDMSVNAPKGLFPPEPEHYRGPKLKVAIIGAGLAGMSTAVELLDQGHEVDIYESRSFIGGKVGSFVDKRGNHIEMGLHVFFGCYNNLFRLMKKVGADKNLLVKDHTHTFVNQGGEIGELDFRFPIGAPLHGIRAFLSTNQLKTYDKARNALALALSPVVKALVDPDGALKDIRDLDSISFSDWFLSKGGTQTSIQRMWDPVAYALGFIDCDNISARCMLTIFALFATKTEASLLRMLKGSPDVYLSGPIRKYITDKGGRFHLRWGCREILYDKAANAETYVKGLAMSKATDKKVVQADAYVAACDVPGIKRLLPSSWREMKIFNNIYALVGVPVVTVQLRYNGWVTELQDLERSRQLRRALGLDNLLYTPDADFSCFADLALTSPEDYYREGQGSLLQCVLTPGDPYMPLPNDEIIRRVAKQVLALFPSSQGLEVIWSSVVKIGQSLYREGPGKDPFRPDQKTPVKNFFLAGSYTKQDYIDSMEGATLSGRQASAYICNAGEELVALRKQLAAFESQEQMEAPTTTNDELSLV, from the exons ATGGGTTCTTCAGTTCTGTTTCCTGCAACTTCAGTCACTGGTGTTAGTTGGTCTCGGGTTCAAGAGAAGTGTCGAAGATTCTGTGTACGGGCTTCTTTGGACGCTAATGTTTCTGATATGAGTGTTAATG CACCCAAGGGTTTGTTTCCACCAGAACCAGAACATTATAGAGGACCAAAGCTGAAAGTGGCTATTATTGGAGCTGGGCTTGCGGGCATGTCAACGGCAGTGGAATTGTTGGATCAAGGCCACGAG GTGGATATATATGAGTCAAGGTCTTTTATTGGTGGTAAAGTGGGTTCATTTGTCGATAAACGTGGAAACCATATTGAAATGGGCCTGCACGTTTTCTTTGGATGCTACAATAATCTGTTCCGATtgatgaaaaag GTCGGTGCGGACAAAAATTTACTTGTGAAGGATCATACTCATACATTTGTAAATCAGGGTGGTGAAATTGGTG AACTTGATTTCCGGTTCCCAATTGGAGCTCCGTTACATGGGATTCGCGCATTTTTGTCGACAAATCAGCTTAAG ACTTATGATAAAGCAAGAAATGCTCTTGCTCTTGCTCTGAGTCCTGTTGTAAAGGCACTTGTTGATCCTGATGGAGCCTTGAAGGACATACGAGATTTGGATAGT ATAAGCTTCTCTGATTGGTTTTTGTCCAAGGGTGGTACACAGACGAGTATTCAAAGAATGTGGGATCCTGTTGCCTATGCCCTTGGGTTTATTGATTGTGATAACATCAGTGCTCGTTGTATGCTTACTATATTTGCACTGTTTGCGACTAAGACTGAGGCTTCCCTATTGCGGATGCTCAAGGGTTCTCCAGATGTTTATTTGAGTGGGCCCATAAGAAAATATATCACAGATAAAGGGGGCAG GTTCCATCTTAGGTGGGGATGCAGAGAGATACTTTATGATAAAGCTGCTAATGCGGAAACATATGTCAAAGGACTTGCCATGTCTAAG GCCACTGACAAGAAGGTTGTGCAAGCTGATGCATATGTTGCAG CATGTGATGTCCCTGGAATTAAAAGATTGCTTCCCTCATCATGGAGGgaaatgaaatttttcaaCAATATTTATGCGCTAGTTGGAGTTCCTGTTGTCACAGTGCAGCTTAGATACAATGGTTGGGTTACTGAGTTGCAAGACCTAGAACGGTCAAG GCAATTGAGGCGAGCTCTGGGGTTAGATAACCTTTTGTATACTCCAGATGCAGATTTCTCTTGCTTTGCAGATCTAGCACTCACTTCACCAGAAGACTACTACAGAGAAGGGCAAGGTTCATTACTCCa ATGTGTTTTGACGCCTGGCGATCCTTACATGCCCTTAccaaatgatgaaatcataaGGAGAGTGGCAAAGCAG GTTTTAGCTCTATTTCCATCATCCCAAGGTTTAGAAGTTATTTGGTCGTCTGTTGTCAAAATCGGGCAATCTTTGTACCGTGAGGGACCTGGTAAAGACCCCTTCAGACCTGATCAAAAGACACCTGTGAAGAACTTCTTCCTTGCTGGCTCATATACAAAACAG GATTACATAGATAGTATGGAAGGAGCAACTTTGTCTGGTAGACAAGCCTCAGCCTACATATGCAATGCCGGGGAAGAATTAGTAGCACTGAGGAAGCAGCTTGCTGCCTTTGAATCTCAAGAACAAATGGAAGCTCCAACTACTACTAACGATGAACTAAGTCTTGTGTGA